The Coregonus clupeaformis isolate EN_2021a chromosome 6, ASM2061545v1, whole genome shotgun sequence genome has a segment encoding these proteins:
- the LOC121567944 gene encoding RIMS-binding protein 2-like, translating into MEGMLGVDVFLYPDGLRIATPEDIRQWELETASQVSSQVSQEPPVRLFVALFPYNPAAMSPNPETAAEELPFVPGQIIKVFGDKDDDGFYHGESGGLSGVVPSNMVSEIPVDDDYLKHQLMQQGFLPVDHTCTDPSEESSVLDDLVVRRMVAIFEYDPWESSPNMDSNAELAFRAGDIIYVFGDMDEDGFYYGDLHGLRGLVPSNYLEPLPWE; encoded by the exons ATGGAGGGGATGCTAGGAGTGGATGTGTTTCTGTACCCTGATGGACTGAGAATTGCTACACCAGAGGATATTAGGCAATGGGAGCTGGAGACCGCCAGCCAGGTGTCAAGTCAGGTGTCTCAGGAACCCCCCGTCCGGCTCTTTGTGGCTCTTTTCCCATACAACCCTGCTGCGATGTCCCCAAACCCTGAGACCGCCGCCGAGGAGCTCCCTTTTGTGCCAGGACAGATCATCAAG gTGTTTGGAGATAAAGACGATGATGGTTTCTACCATGGGGAGTCTGGTGGTCTGTCTGGTGTCGTGCCTAGTAACATGGTATCTGAGATCCCAGTGGATGATGACTACCTCAAGCATCAGCTAATGCAGCAGGGTTTCCTGCCTGTCGACCACACCTGTACAg ATCCCAGTGAGGAGTCTAGCGTGCTAGATGACTTGGTCGTCCGCAGGATGGTGGCCATCTTTGAGTATGACCCTTGGGAAAGTTCCCCCAACATGGACAGCAAC GCTGAGCTCGCCTTCCGTGCAGGGGACATAATATATGTGTTTGGTGATATGGATGAAGATGGATTCTATTAT GGGGACCTTCATGGGCTGAGAGGCCTGGTGCCATCCAACTACCTGGAACCACTACCATGGGAATAG